A segment of the Nitrospina gracilis 3/211 genome:
GACGACCCTGAAAGCCACGCGCTCGACCGCAACGACATCGCCTTTCACAGAATCGTGGGCCCGCGCCTGAACCTGGGCGCGCTCAACAGCGCCTGTCTGCAACAAGCCACCGGCGACATCCTCGGTGCCGTCAACGACGACGTGGTGGTGCGAACGCAGGGATGGGACGACCGCCTGCGCGCCATCCATGCACGGTTCCCCGACGGCATCTATCTCGCCTACCCCAACGACCTGTTCTTCGGCGCACGCATGGCGAGTTTTCCCTTTATGGCGCGCGCCACCTGCGACGCGCTGGGAGAGCCGTTTCCCGCCGAATACCCCGGTGACTTCCAGGATCACCACCTGCTCGACCTGTTCCAGCGTCTAAAGCACCGCGGGCACGATCGCCTCGTTTACCTGGAAGACGTGGAGATGGAACACCTGCACGTGCGTTTCGGCAACGGCGAGGGAGATGCGGATACCTACAACGGGCGCGCCCTGGGGGAAGGCGATGACGTGTTCCTCGCGCTGCATCCGTATCGCAGACGCCTGACGCACCGCCTGCAGGCGGTGATCGAACAATGCCCCCTGCCCCCGGTTCCGGCAACGCCGCGCATCCGGCCATTGCCTGAAAGCAACATCGTGATGGGATGCCGCCTCATCTCCACATTTCTTCTCGACGGGTCCGTGCCCTTTCGCTGGCGCTGGTTCCTGTTCACCTTTTTCGGCAAGCTGTACTGGATCAAAAAATACCGCTATCCCCAACCGCGCTGGCAGTACACCCTGCTGAAAGGATTGGTCGATGCGGTGCGTCCGTCGCCCAAACCCAAAACGGAAACCAGTGAGTCATGAACGGGCCGGACTCCGTCGCCGTCATCGTGGTCAATCACAACAGCGGCGATTATTTGAAAGCCTGCCTCGCAGGCGTGAACGCGCAGACGCGGCAACCCGATCGCGTGATTGTGGTGGACAACGCCAGCAGTGACGAGTCGGTGGACAAGGCACGTCCCATTTTGCCGGAAGCGCAATGGATTTTGCTGGACACCAACACCGGCTTCGCCGCCGCCAACAACCTCACCGTGAAGCAGGCTTCCGACTGCCGCTGGGTGGCGCTGCTCAATCCCGACACCGTGCCCGATTCCGACTGGCTGGAAACCGTGCTCACCGCCGCCGCGTCCCATCCGGACTTCTCTTTTTTCGGCAGTCACCTGGTGCACTACGACGACCCCGAACGGCTGGACGGCACGGGCGATGTGTACCACGTGTGCGGGCTGGCGTGGCGGCGCGACCACGGCCGCCGCACAAAACGATGCCGACGCGAATCGAGTGAAGTGTTCTCGCCCTGCGCCGCCGCCGCGCTGTATGATCGCGAAGCCTTTCTCAGCGCGGGCGGTTTCGACGAACGCTTCTTCGCCTACTTCGAAGACACCGACCTCGCGTTCCGCCTGCGGCTGAACGGCCACTGTTGCCTGTACGTCGCGGAAGCCCGGGTGCGCCATGCCGGATGGGGATCGTCGGAGCCGGGAAGCGCGTTTTCCATTTACCACGCGCACCGCAACCTGGTCTGGACCTTCGTCCAGAACATGCCCGATCAACTGTTCTGGAAATACCTGCCGGCGCACTTCGCGCTCAACCTGTTTTCTGTTCTGTGGTTCGCGCTGAAAGGCAAGCCCGGTGTCATCCTGAAAGCCAAGTGGGATGCGTGGCGGGGATTGCGCGACGCCCTGAAAAAACGCAGGGTCATTCAGAAACACATTGCGGTGGATCCGGAAGCGCTGGAACAGGTCATGAACCGCAATTGGCTCGAACCGTTCCGCGTGTTTTTGCGGCGGCGGCGTTGAATCCGTTTTAAACGGAACCGGCGGGTGGGTGGTCCCGGGCGAAGCGGTCGCGCACCAGTTGTGCGATGGCGGGATGGTACGCGGTGGGCACGTTGCGCGACCGTTTCAGCGCATCGGCGACCGCACTCTCAACATCCGTCCACGTCTCACTGCCTTTGACCAGGTTCTGGTAGTACTCTTCGAGTTTCTGGAGAACGAAATCGTAATCCGAGCCATCTCCGCTCACCGATCGCGCCGCCTGGGCGCAGTCGCCGTTGTTCTCCACCAGCCGTTGAAAGCA
Coding sequences within it:
- a CDS encoding glycosyltransferase family 2 protein, with amino-acid sequence MSGVQDLQLRNHPDPMQESGSLPARISVLMPTRHRPEQAARCIASLVETATHPEALEVVVYVDDDDPESHALDRNDIAFHRIVGPRLNLGALNSACLQQATGDILGAVNDDVVVRTQGWDDRLRAIHARFPDGIYLAYPNDLFFGARMASFPFMARATCDALGEPFPAEYPGDFQDHHLLDLFQRLKHRGHDRLVYLEDVEMEHLHVRFGNGEGDADTYNGRALGEGDDVFLALHPYRRRLTHRLQAVIEQCPLPPVPATPRIRPLPESNIVMGCRLISTFLLDGSVPFRWRWFLFTFFGKLYWIKKYRYPQPRWQYTLLKGLVDAVRPSPKPKTETSES
- a CDS encoding glycosyltransferase family 2 protein; this translates as MNGPDSVAVIVVNHNSGDYLKACLAGVNAQTRQPDRVIVVDNASSDESVDKARPILPEAQWILLDTNTGFAAANNLTVKQASDCRWVALLNPDTVPDSDWLETVLTAAASHPDFSFFGSHLVHYDDPERLDGTGDVYHVCGLAWRRDHGRRTKRCRRESSEVFSPCAAAALYDREAFLSAGGFDERFFAYFEDTDLAFRLRLNGHCCLYVAEARVRHAGWGSSEPGSAFSIYHAHRNLVWTFVQNMPDQLFWKYLPAHFALNLFSVLWFALKGKPGVILKAKWDAWRGLRDALKKRRVIQKHIAVDPEALEQVMNRNWLEPFRVFLRRRR